One Clarias gariepinus isolate MV-2021 ecotype Netherlands chromosome 18, CGAR_prim_01v2, whole genome shotgun sequence genomic window carries:
- the lpar2b gene encoding lysophosphatidic acid receptor 2b isoform X2 codes for MATTTAAPPSNCSNYTVVDYYNASGKVISDVWRVKDYIVVGVGLTVCCFIIVANILVMLAIFMNRRFHYPIYYLLGNLAAADLFAGISYMHLMFHTGPWTAKLSVYQWFLRQGLIDTSLTASVINLMAIALERHQTIFTMQLHSQMTNMRVILLIAGIWTVALIMGLIPSMGWNCLCLKELCSKMAPMYSRSYLVFWAVLNLVSFSIMVLVYTRIFIYVRHKSQRMSQHTAQTRHKETVENLMKTVFVILGCFVVCWTPGLVLLLLDGVGCNCGVLKVEKFCLVLAELNSLINPIIYSYRDQDMRRTFKRILCCLCRRRGQSGQHPDVRFNTLNQERRPPELEDSCVACKLSCVSSSCVDENQT; via the exons ATGGCCACCACAACAGCTGCTCCGCCCAGTAATTGCAGCAATTATACAGTTGTGGATTACTACAACGCGTCCGGGAAGGTCATCTCAGATGTTTGGCGGGTAAAGGATTACATCGTGGTTGGTGTAGGACTGACTGTCTGCTGCTTCATCATTGTGGCTAACATCCTGGTCATGTTGGCCATCTTTATGAACCGACGCTTCCATTACCCCATTTACTACCTGCTGGGGAACCTGGCGGCGGCTGATCTGTTCGCCGGCATCTCCTACATGCACCTGATGTTCCACACCGGGCCCTGGACCGCTAAACTCTCCGTGTACCAGTGGTTCCTCAGACAG GGTCTGATTGATACGAGTCTGACTGCATCGGTCATTAATCTGATGGCCATCGCTCTGGAGAGACACCAGACCATCTTCACCATGCAGCTGCACAGTCAGATGACCAACATGCGGGTGATCCTGCTGATCGCAGGCATCTGGACCGTCGCCCTGATCATGGGTCTGATCCCCAGCATGGGCTGGAACTGCCTGTGCCTTAAAGAACTGTGCTCCAAGATGGCGCCCATGTACAGTCGCAGCTACTTGGTGTTCTGGGCCGTGCTCAACCTGGTGTCCTTCAGCATCATGGTGCTGGTTTACACCCGCATCTTCATCTACGTCCGACACAAGAGCCAGCGCATGAGCCAGCACACGGCACAGACCAGACACAAAGAGACTGTGGAGAACCTGATGAAGACCGTCTTTGTCATTCTGG GGTGTTTCGTGGTGTGCTGGACTCCGGGgctggtgctgctgctgctggatgGCGTGGGTTGTAACTGCGGCGTGCTCAAAGTCGAGAAGTTCTGCTTGGTCCTCGCCGAGTTAAATTCCCTGATAAACCCCATCATCTACTCGTACCGTGACCAAGACATGCGGCGCACGTTTAAGCGGATCCTGTGCTGCCTGTGTCGTCGGCGTGGACAGTCAGGCCAGCATCCCGACGTCCGCTTCAACACCCTCAACCAAGAG AGAAGGCCACCAGAGTTGGAGGACTCGTGTGTAGCGTGTAAATTAAGCTGCGTTTCTTCCTCGTGTGTGGATGAAAATCAGACTTGA
- the lpar2b gene encoding lysophosphatidic acid receptor 2b isoform X1, producing MATTTAAPPSNCSNYTVVDYYNASGKVISDVWRVKDYIVVGVGLTVCCFIIVANILVMLAIFMNRRFHYPIYYLLGNLAAADLFAGISYMHLMFHTGPWTAKLSVYQWFLRQGLIDTSLTASVINLMAIALERHQTIFTMQLHSQMTNMRVILLIAGIWTVALIMGLIPSMGWNCLCLKELCSKMAPMYSRSYLVFWAVLNLVSFSIMVLVYTRIFIYVRHKSQRMSQHTAQTRHKETVENLMKTVFVILGCFVVCWTPGLVLLLLDGVGCNCGVLKVEKFCLVLAELNSLINPIIYSYRDQDMRRTFKRILCCLCRRRGQSGQHPDVRFNTLNQEPNRNRDDAVENPTTLVQVSRKTKSSTTTREQVQK from the exons ATGGCCACCACAACAGCTGCTCCGCCCAGTAATTGCAGCAATTATACAGTTGTGGATTACTACAACGCGTCCGGGAAGGTCATCTCAGATGTTTGGCGGGTAAAGGATTACATCGTGGTTGGTGTAGGACTGACTGTCTGCTGCTTCATCATTGTGGCTAACATCCTGGTCATGTTGGCCATCTTTATGAACCGACGCTTCCATTACCCCATTTACTACCTGCTGGGGAACCTGGCGGCGGCTGATCTGTTCGCCGGCATCTCCTACATGCACCTGATGTTCCACACCGGGCCCTGGACCGCTAAACTCTCCGTGTACCAGTGGTTCCTCAGACAG GGTCTGATTGATACGAGTCTGACTGCATCGGTCATTAATCTGATGGCCATCGCTCTGGAGAGACACCAGACCATCTTCACCATGCAGCTGCACAGTCAGATGACCAACATGCGGGTGATCCTGCTGATCGCAGGCATCTGGACCGTCGCCCTGATCATGGGTCTGATCCCCAGCATGGGCTGGAACTGCCTGTGCCTTAAAGAACTGTGCTCCAAGATGGCGCCCATGTACAGTCGCAGCTACTTGGTGTTCTGGGCCGTGCTCAACCTGGTGTCCTTCAGCATCATGGTGCTGGTTTACACCCGCATCTTCATCTACGTCCGACACAAGAGCCAGCGCATGAGCCAGCACACGGCACAGACCAGACACAAAGAGACTGTGGAGAACCTGATGAAGACCGTCTTTGTCATTCTGG GGTGTTTCGTGGTGTGCTGGACTCCGGGgctggtgctgctgctgctggatgGCGTGGGTTGTAACTGCGGCGTGCTCAAAGTCGAGAAGTTCTGCTTGGTCCTCGCCGAGTTAAATTCCCTGATAAACCCCATCATCTACTCGTACCGTGACCAAGACATGCGGCGCACGTTTAAGCGGATCCTGTGCTGCCTGTGTCGTCGGCGTGGACAGTCAGGCCAGCATCCCGACGTCCGCTTCAACACCCTCAACCAAGAG